In Deinococcus proteolyticus MRP, a single genomic region encodes these proteins:
- a CDS encoding pyridoxamine 5'-phosphate oxidase family protein — MSDNMSREEAVQRVAALIKGIKFCMLVTQTDQGRLHSRPVTTQEQDFDGDLWFIGGKDTEWVHDISQRPEINLAYAQPDGQNYVSITGRARLVEDRAKLEEVWSDFYKAYFPEGIDDPNVQLIHVDTHGAELWESSGKLASAFALAKGLVTGERGDMGSNETVSLE, encoded by the coding sequence ATGAGCGACAACATGAGCCGTGAAGAAGCTGTCCAGCGGGTAGCCGCGCTGATCAAGGGCATCAAGTTCTGCATGCTGGTGACCCAGACGGACCAGGGCCGGCTGCACAGCCGCCCGGTGACCACCCAGGAGCAGGACTTTGACGGAGACCTGTGGTTTATCGGTGGCAAGGACACCGAGTGGGTCCACGACATCTCACAGCGTCCCGAAATCAACCTGGCCTACGCCCAGCCGGACGGGCAGAACTATGTCAGCATCACCGGCCGCGCCCGCCTGGTCGAGGACCGCGCCAAGCTGGAAGAGGTCTGGAGTGACTTTTACAAGGCCTACTTCCCTGAGGGTATTGACGACCCCAACGTGCAGCTGATTCACGTGGACACCCACGGCGCCGAGCTGTGGGAGAGCAGCGGCAAGCTGGCCTCGGCCTTCGCGCTGGCCAAGGGCCTGGTAACGGGCGAGCGCGGCGACATGGGCAGCAACGAAACCGTATCGCTGGAATAG
- a CDS encoding metallophosphoesterase family protein: MKVAVMADIHGNLQALRATLSDMEKRGVDRITVNGDLVNRGPDSAAVMQELLERQDVTFILGNHDDLLRLWQERSENLPPEWFADPFWEATAWNAEALDRAGLLYVPQGWAFSDVLHVDGLPDVLVAHGTADNYREGLSDRMGPERLREVAGGHRVVVGSHIHRPVIHRSGDTLVLNTGGVGVSADGDPRAAYLLLTAGPGGWQPEIVRVEYDHSGSLRRFADSGYLRTGLSAEIFRQELLTSRSLYTPYWAWTEAEALPRTPATWQQFLAGDPHWSWPRPGGDAGVKRS; the protein is encoded by the coding sequence ATGAAAGTTGCCGTTATGGCCGATATCCACGGCAACCTCCAGGCGCTGCGGGCCACGCTGAGCGACATGGAGAAGAGGGGCGTGGACCGCATCACCGTGAACGGTGACCTGGTGAACCGTGGCCCCGATTCGGCGGCTGTGATGCAGGAACTGCTGGAGCGCCAGGACGTGACCTTCATCCTGGGCAACCATGACGACCTGCTCAGGCTCTGGCAGGAGCGCTCCGAGAACCTGCCGCCCGAGTGGTTCGCTGACCCGTTCTGGGAAGCCACCGCCTGGAACGCCGAGGCGCTGGACCGGGCCGGGCTGCTGTACGTGCCGCAGGGTTGGGCCTTTTCGGACGTGCTGCACGTGGACGGCCTACCGGACGTGCTGGTGGCGCACGGCACGGCCGACAACTACCGCGAGGGCCTTAGCGACCGCATGGGCCCGGAGCGGCTGCGTGAGGTGGCCGGTGGGCACCGGGTGGTGGTGGGGTCGCACATCCACCGCCCTGTCATTCACCGCAGCGGCGACACGCTGGTGCTGAACACCGGCGGTGTGGGTGTCTCGGCCGACGGGGACCCCCGCGCCGCCTACCTGCTGCTCACGGCGGGGCCGGGCGGCTGGCAGCCTGAAATTGTCCGGGTGGAGTATGACCACTCGGGCAGCCTGCGGCGCTTTGCCGACAGCGGCTACCTGCGCACCGGCCTGAGCGCCGAGATCTTCCGCCAGGAGCTGCTCACCTCGCGCAGCCTGTACACGCCCTACTGGGCCTGGACCGAAGCCGAGGCGCTGCCCCGTACCCCGGCCACCTGGCAGCAGTTCCTGGCCGGCGACCCGCACTGGAGCTGGCCGCGTCCCGGTGGGGATGCCGGTGTGAAGCGGAGCTAA